The Amphiura filiformis chromosome 15, Afil_fr2py, whole genome shotgun sequence region GCGGGTAAGTTTAATGCAGAGTTTTCTACCCTATCGTTTGAAATAAAGACAACAAAAATGGGCAGAAGAAATGTGTCTTATGCTTGTCTGGTATgaatgtttattttaaatgtgATACATTTTCTTTGTTCactgcattgtctttttaaagacatttcttgttaaaattaacatttttttttttctttatgccGGCatgcaaatatttgaaaaatatattatttatgaACTTGATTTGGAATGTGATTTACTTGATTTCAGCTTAACGACTACTTTACCAAGAAGGAAATGGATCTTGACGTCTCTATCGGTCTCCAGCGTTTTGGGAAATTCATCCTGTACATTATACTGTACACCCATTGGTGTTCATGTGCATGGTACTATGCACTGAATGCCCAGGGGTAAGtaaaaagaatccatttttttagttgtttttgtttttaaaagtaatCATTATCTAATGACCAAGCAGGCTTTTTTTTACAGGTTCACTGAAAGACCCCACCTGTAAGCATCAGTGAACTATCCCTTTTTAATAGGATCTATCACCAAAGGACATTCAAAGTGCCAAAGACATTCATACACTATTTAAATAGTCAATGTAGATCAATCAGTGTTGTGTTTGACTCCGAGCCCCGGCTACAGTCCCTGTTTATTCTTGTGAATTATTGAGcaaacttgaaattcccctggacaaagaaCTAAATGCTTGTTGTCTAGGTTACTCATACGAGAATAAGGTCTCAAGAACTAAAGAAAGGTGGTTTATTTATGTGTAGGGTATTCTGTgtagtcagaattaataggtaaattttcacatgaaaattttctggacacgtgacacccatgggcgcagacatattagcattatggaatgtgaccccgagcacagcgggtgttcttccaatgtatttgaataggaagaattcctcctttgatgcaaaataagttacttgtcgcaagttaataatattatggtaagagtttccgtagataaatattttttccgtagatagatatttttgaaattacgttttgatgatattgtgaagaaattaagataacataatatttaataaatttgcaatgcacaaatttctatcaaaattgccgtcaaaaatactattccaattcaaaattactaagacatgaatagcgaggtcaccgccgggggtcagagatcaggctcgaggttacactcacattgatacgcattggtcacatgtccagacaattttcccgtgaaaatttacctattaatgttgactggtaTTTACTTCTTACCTTCAGGCCCCTGATTGTTGATTATGGTTGACATGGTGTGTTTTTAGATCTATATCAGTGGTcagtacattgggctattccatttaaaatccacactacccctgtgaaagctttttagaaatatcttccacaggggagtatgtttttcaaatggaatgaacacattagcagctccaattgaaactcaccctccctcagtgagagattcaggttgaatctttctcagagggtgtatgaaattcaaatggagttggctaatgtggtcattccatttgaaattcatactcccctgtggaagatatttccaaaatcttccacaggggtagtgtggatttttaatggaatagcccattgtctgtaaagtgtgctgtggcttgtgggtttatgccccccaaaaaaagagtACACAACTATTATTTGTAATCCTAAATATTTCTTAATCATACTGTGCAGTGTGCATGCACCTGATAAGTAACATATTTTTTTCCCCTGTTATTCTGTTTAGACGCGGAGGCTTTGTAGAAACGGCACACGATGACCACGAGAGCGAAGAATCCAGCAGCATGGAGTACCTGATTGCGGTGTACTGGACAGTGACGACAATGACGAGCACCGGCTATGGTGATATAACACCTCATTCCATGCCAACCTACAGTGTGACAATCGGTGTGCAGGTTGGAGGTCTGCTTCTCTTTGGTTTTATTTTGTCTGCTGTTGCAGCCATACTGACCAACCTGGATTTATTCAGGTGAGCCTTGTGAACGCTGCGGTTTGATGGGGGCAGTCGTTTTCTATGGAAGGGGGTTCGAGggtgggggtcatgaatatgtctgATGTCAACAGAGTCAATATGTTTATGTCTCCCTGTCTCTCtctgttttctcttttttttcacatttgaatGTTCTATCTGCTTACTTGactgaatttaaattttattatagGACATTATgtaacacgatctggtccatggaggccaaaggaggcatttttgacaatagaTTTACTATAATAATTTACTATAAATTGATTTACTATAATCATTACCTTATAAATACGAACATTAGGCTTTCATATACTGAAAAactcaaaggtctagcatacttggttctaaagttacaaagttttgtgatgtctattttcttatgtattttattgtttcttaCTCCatgtttttgcctttatctcaattttaaattgctgcctttggcctccatggaccagagtGTGTCACATAATACAGACTTAACAATTTGAGCAATATATGACCAAAACCAATGCGTCCACGGCCATTGCGTACTGCTCATGCAAATTGCACGTAATAACAGTAGTTCAGAGCCTTCCAGAATTCCTTAGCAATAAATCTTTAATTCTCCCATGACAGCCCATGCACATAAAATGTCCTCACTGCATGCATCTAACACACTACATATCTTAAAGTCAGTGCAGCATTTTACCAAGCGTGTGTTACATATGAACTGAAGGGCTCGAGCTGGCTTCACTGCTAAAAACACTGGAGATGTAATGAAAGACAGGAGGGGCAAGAGGGAGGAGGAGAGGTCCTCCCCCACATTTCAGcaaaatgaccctttttttgttcttttcagccattttttttgaaaattcaggccGACTGCCCCCTACATTTTAAGCCAGATTGGCGCTAATGCACACATCTATACTAAATGGAATTCTCTGTGATTGAATTATTTCCAGGGTTAAATATTAATGGAATTCTCTGTTATTGAATTATTTCTAGGGTTAAATATCTAGAGAAGTTGTCTGCCGTCAAGACGTTCATGAAAGACCACAATTTGAGTGCTGAGATCCAGGCCCGTGTGATAAATGAGAAGAACATCTCCTTCAAAGAGAACGAGTAAGTGGAATACATCATCcattgggcttttccatttaaaatccacactaccccagtggaagattttggaaatataaataatgtataattgcacgggcgcgcactccgtgtagtacgcgcagtgctttcggacgcgttcgtttttcttgcgggtggatgcatttatgcattttccaacatttttagtgacaattttgttataatataaaaattgcaaaaagcaCAGGATTTTTAGTTGTGTATAATAAATAGCCACATTATGTGCAAACCTTTGTACAGCTTTAGCTTAAAGGAACAATCTGCTTGGATATTTgctaataaatataatatatgtgacccatcacatcgaaacagaccacttcgcggctagcttcattaaaaatataaagaaaataaaaagaattctgagcttgttttgcctcataaaacatttttaccgtatctgatttcaacaagtaaggtggcATTTTCAAGTtaaaaagcagcagtttatcctagtgtttaaatctccattttcatttctgccgcaaggtggtctgtttcgatgtgatgggtcacatattcaATTTTGTCCCATGTGTGAGAGTTAAATATGACAGATTAACCATCGTGTTAGCACAGTGCTATTCCAGACTAATTTTTTGATGACAAAATATCAACGGTTTAACTTATTTTTTCAGGGGAGTTCACACCCCTGGAGGACAACGCCTGATGTATGACATGCCTATAGCCTTGCAGGAAGATGTTGCCTACTTTGAGACCAAGGAGTTGTTTCAGAAGGTAATTTTATAAGTTCCACACAAGTCTCTTCCTCACTTtaatttcatgttattttgaACCACTTTTTGTGACAGTTTCTGAGCCATTTGATTTGAATGCGGAAATTATTATTTGGCCATTTGTTGCGGCAGTTATTTGAAATCACTCAGTGTAATACTTAAATTTCAACCACTCTTCCTATTTTTTTATACCGGAGCATGCcattgttaaacagtgatgaacccactctttaaaacatttaaattcaGTGGTTGAATGAAGAAAGCTGCTAAACATTGCTGGTTGGGAAATTGTACCATTGTTTTTTTGCCGCTTTTAGCACAGATTATTATTAACAGGCCTATAGTAATTTGTTTAACATTATATTTGGTCACGACACAAACGCCATTAATTAGATGATTaacgattattttatttattgttcttgaaatggattcaatcatgtttcacagttCACTACCATTTACTCTCTTACAAAgcatctgcatggtttactttgcCTTTGCAATGTAAACTATGCAGACAGCACAGACATGCTGTTAAACGGTAATGAagaacggtgaaacatgattgaatccttaaaTTATTGAGCTATGTTATTTTGAACCACTCTGTGTGACACTTCATGACTTGTGAGTCATTTTAAAGAGGTGTGACCCTCCCACTTTATCCTATCAAAATAAAGCTGCATTTGGGGCCTAGAACCTTTCAGGGACTTTCCTTTATGCTAAGCAGGGATGTACTTTAACACCCACCCGAACGCCAGTCAGGCATGTAAATTTTCAAAGGTACCGTACCCGTCTGCCTAGAGGGTAAGAAATTTAGGGCGATAAAGTTCATATAAACTGGTAATATCGCAACCCGAGGTGAACCGCCTGAGCTAGCTCTGAGATCTGTCAGAATaagtcatattttttttcatatgcTCATTAGGTACCCCTGTTTAAGGACTGTGATGAAGCTTTCCTTCGCCGACTTGCTCTGAAGACCCATGACTACATCTATTCACCTGGAGATAAAATCATCACCCAGGGTGATAAGAGCCGTGAaatgtatctgatccagaaaggtCGTTGTGAGGTATGTTACTCATGCAACTTAACCCCCTGAGCGCTACCTGACGATCTAACAtttcctctgattggtcaattacataatatcttcattttaatcaccaatcagaatggagctttgcaaataattcaccgcaattttttttgtgtggtaaaattattttaacaatgttgctgattggtccgattgataatgaaaacttctttttgaccaatagagCTCAATaggtaggtagttctcatgggcttATGCTTATACATTATATTGATGCTTGCTTTACCAAAAGGTACACCTGTCTTACCAGGTAGTAACTGTTAAAAGGGTGTGACCTAATTGACATCCTCTTTCCtgattgtttttcatcaaaacttgagattttagtataaaaaaacagctcatatttttctcatcatTCTCAAATTTAAAGCCAgagatatgtttcgtttagatAGCGTGAAtaaaaatgtggtgaattgtggtaaccacatccGAAAGTATGTACTATGTCATACACATGtgtgcttctcatatcaaaatcgTCGGAGAAATGCAActcaaaaatttggaaacattgttttaattGTAGGCTTCAATGTAAGGTAGATAACAGGATATGAAAAAAATCGTACCATGCCCCTTTAAATACGTAaacactcgggtataagcccaccccctagatggcagatttcacttcgaaaatgggggtgggcttatacaccggggaagggctagtgcttaaatttaaaaataagaacaatcacccccatttgtacatgtatgtatatgcccaatgtaccagtaatttctatcatctatgtcaatttcttaaaattataagtgtggaatgttaattatcaactgatattttttaaatatttgttcttaaatatgagagcaaagcattgaccaaaacttagtactgggcttatacctgagtgcacccttgttcccagaatgttttaaaaatcaggggatgggcttatagccgaaggtgggcttataaccgggtggttacggtacttGAAAGTAAAGTAATAACAATGATTTAAAATCTTATATCCATATATTTTTCTGTTAACATCAAAGGTGCTTTCTAAAGATGGGACAAAGACTATAGCAACTATTGGACCTGGCGATTTCATTGGTGAATTGTCCTTCATGTTTGGAGGCGAGCGCAATACTACCGTGCAAGCCGTCTCCCACGTGGATGTTCTGATGCTCCAACATTCCGACTTGGATGAAGTTCTCAAGGATTTCCCTTTGATTAAAAAGTATGTCATAATTAATTacaaaattaatgataaaatatCGATCACTATTTTGTTACAATATTACAAGTCAACACTGCATTAACAGAGATGGCATCCAATAACTATGTTCTTATAatcagtcctgtattcactatttataaatagctatttatatatcaccatggggtacatgggcgcagccattacacaacatcgtaTCAGCAAAGAGTTCtagataagcattcactccatacaaatgaataggaaaacaagatgtcggtattcatgaattttcacaaaaatgatatgggccaaaaatctgaagattgggggattctgtaacttacatatgttatgagaaactgattttagagaaaatttaccaaagcgttttaaaatttactgaagcgccattcattttataatggtttttattccgtaaaacaccccaaattttgagcgactagttgctgaagtcaaccgacttaccattgaaaagtacaggaagaccacctactgtgctagaggtcaactctccagacatactggcatccagccaaaatggcaacctccatttctctctatcaagaatttatatattgctatttataaatagtgaatacaggactgatAATATTCAAGATAAGTTTTTATTACACCTCATTTTTATTCATGAGCAACTCATGTCAATTGCAAATGACACAACCTATTTCATTGTGCGATAGTTTTCACTATCTacatgacaacctcatccccatagTCAAAGTTTGGTGTAATAAAACACTGGATTTGGGCCTATCACCGCACACCCTCCAGGTTCGGGATATAGGCCCATGATAGGCCTGAAGCCAGTACCTCAGGAAAAATCATTTGCCCCTTTTTAATATGAACCAGAAGTTAACATAGATTTAGGATCATATGTTTTTTACCATGCTATTAacagctcagttggtagagcaccaTAGCTCTGTGAACTTATTCCTTCTCTCATTAATTTTAGACTCATCAGCTTAGTGCAATGATATAAATATTTGCATCATGTATGTTATGTTGTATCTTTTCAGTCAAATCAAGgaaattgaagaaaataagaCCTTTCAGAAGGAACTTCAACATGTTGTCAGTGAAGACGAACTGGCTACTGCCGGAGGCAATCCTAAAAGTAAGGACGTTGATGTGTTGACAgtattataaatgaaaatttgGTCATCAAGGCCTGATGAACAGCTCCTATCTCTCTAAGAAGGGGAGTGGCACTGACTCGTAATTTAGCATCCCATAGAAATACACTAAATTTGCAAGGCTTCCACACCATTTTCCACACTACAGGAAAAGTTCACCCCGGATAGCCACACTACATTATCTCTACTACACTATggacttcatcatgttcattgcctGAATTGAATTCCTACATGAAATGCAGATTGATTTTACGTCATAAATATGATCTGAATATGAAGCAAATTGTAACCAAAgacaaatttaaataatttgtaagttGACTTAGCCGCTCAACTTGTGTTGTGTAGAAGCTTTGcttgtatattatagggaagcacggtggcctaatggttagggcgcgagcttcataatcgaaaggttgcgggttcgagccccaccacggccagtgtgttgcgtccttgggcaagatagcttaattcgtaattgcttcactccacccaggtgtgaaatggggagctgctggggtaatcacaatctaagtcgctgagagtacctgcgcatcagttgcagaCTTGTGGAagtggaaatgattctgatatatcctaatggcagcggaataattgttgaagtgtgctggtacttggTGTAGCGCACATtaaatcattttttatttatttcttggcTAGCAACCTGATCATGACAATCTCCTGTGTGAACACCCAGTTTTTGTTCCCAAGAAGCCCAAAATGCAAACGTTTGATTTGATTTTCATCAACAGCCATTGCTGATCTTCCGAATGATGACGGACATGACATGAGCTACCAACCGACCAATGGAAACAAGAAAAGTGCAAAGTTTTTCGACGAACTTGAAGGGTAAGCTCAGATCAAGTTAGGAACGTTTTTTAGATCAAAGGAAATACATTTCTGATTGACAATGCATTGACTAGTACTAAATAGATAGTCCTCTGTAGATCGATACGATATTAATTTAGAATTTGCGACtcgtaaaaaacaccaaaattcacaaattttgggtaaaatcattgattttaagtTCGGCCGCgaattatccaaaatatccatttttaaagtatttatttctaaaaaacgtaagttttcactaaaattgaAAGAAATCATGGCGATCTGCAAtacaatccatgcagaaaaatAAACCAATGCAACATGCCGGGGGAAATATTTCCAAGAAAAAAAAGGAgaagaaatatttcaaaaatttaaaactgCCATTTTGAACTTTTTGGGGAAATGTGCGCATTTTGAGAATAATTATTACGGACAAGTCACGGAAATCGTGAATTTGCCTAATCTGCTGCGCGAAATTTACTCTCAAAATCGCGCATTTTACCGGTGCTTACTCTAATGCTACATTGTTAATAACATTGTTAACTTTTGTATTTTGAtaacaaacagcaaagaaaagGAAATCCACGATGTACCATTCGAGCGGTTGGGTTGCTTTTCTCGCTTCATGAGCAAATTTCTCCTAAAGTGAGTAGAACAGCATAACACAGTAGCTAAAGTTTCTGAAGTCTCTTAACTTCAGTCAGAGGTGCATATCCATAACTTAATTTGATGTGAGTCAGTTTGCTGGTTCAGCCTACAGAGAACCACATTTGACAAAAGCCTCAACTAACGACAAATCATATAGTtatcattttttcttcaaataacgTACTACGTACTATGCAGGATTGGAAGAATGTATGATGGAACATCACTATATAAATTGTGCTCATCCTTATTCGATGGCGTTTTGCATTATATGAACCACAAATTTAAATGCTATACAAATTTGGAAAAGCAAAAATGTGTGTAACCCCATTTGATGTATCCTGTGCCCAATATATTTGTGTTTTTGCTCCCCATGTGTGACAGGATGACAATTATACCTGAAGGATTCAATGCGCAGTTCTGGGAAGGTTGCCGGGTCATTATTGCTTTGATTTTGGCAATCTCATACCTATTCCAAGCAGCATTCATCCACATGAGTCCTCATCTTTGGGTGATCTGTTATGTTCTGGACTTTGTCTGCCTTGTTGATGTGTAAGTacttataatgggctattccatttaaaatccacactacccctgtggaagattttggaaatatcttccacaggggaatatgtatttcaaatagaatgaaaacattagcagctccatttgtaactcaccctccctcagtgagagattcaggttgaatctttctcagaggatgtatgaaattcaaatggacctGGCTAATAtggtcattccatttgatattcatactccccgtgtggaagatatttcaaaaatgggGTCTGTGGGTGAGAACCGGAACAgaagttctaaatggcttcaaatggcttttgttttttcaaaataagtaacataatCAGTGATAAATAATAGTTGTTGCTCaagtttgtttgttcgtttgtttaaatggtcgctccgtgtggagtgAATAATAAGGGCCTTTGGGTAACAGATCATTGAATGGAAATtgaaggggtctttgggtgacagagcttgtgtttcaaaaaacaaaatgtggcCATACACGCATCACCTCCATAGTGGGAGTGCTCCTTGGGGCTTGCCTTCGTGTTATCTTTTCTTGTTCTTAAACTTATGCTGTATTTTACTCTTAGGTACTACCGCTTTCACTGGGCTTACTATGACGACCAAGGCTTGCTGATTACCCATCCTGTGGCAACGGCAAAGCGCTACATGAAGTAAGTGTGCTATTTTAGTATCTTGGACTCGGGTCACATTATATTTGGCATTGATTACAGTTGCATATCAGTAGCATTGTGTTCTCTCAATGTCTTGCACATTGCAATATTGTCTTCATCATGGATGTCCATAGTCTAGTGTGTCACTATTGTTTGACCGCATTTTATCATTGACCATGTTTTTTTAAAACCAAGATGTCGATAATAGCAACTTCGTCACTGCCATGGTGTTTTGCATGCCATGTTCACTCTGTGATTGTTGATGGTGCATTGCTATGTCATACTAACAATTTTATCAGCTAATTTGTCTATTTTGTCACAATATTTATGCATCGCATTCTTTCCATTGATGTCTTCTGCACTTTTGTATGGATTCCTTGGATTTTCAAAGTCCTAATTGTTTTCCTTGTCTtttgaaatcatcaaaaacagAAACACCTTCATTGTAGACCTGATTGCCTGCCTGCCGATAGAAATCATCGCGTATGCTGCCATCCAAGCCTGGACTCGTAAGTAAAATctgtttaaagtttatttttaaaagttttttataGAACTGCTCCACTAAATGATCTGTGATTAGATCATTTTAACTTATGCTTGTTTCATCATTGCAACTTGTCACTTTTATTTGTACCCTCACGTTAAATGTCAAATGTTTTCTGTACTAAATTGCCTTCATGTTTGTTATTAGCACATTTATGTTTGTTCTAAAAATGCCATAAT contains the following coding sequences:
- the LOC140170958 gene encoding cyclic nucleotide-gated channel rod photoreceptor subunit alpha-like, giving the protein MSSLHASNTLHILKVKYLEKLSAVKTFMKDHNLSAEIQARVINEKNISFKENEGVHTPGGQRLMYDMPIALQEDVAYFETKELFQKVPLFKDCDEAFLRRLALKTHDYIYSPGDKIITQGDKSREMYLIQKGRCEASM